In a single window of the Anabas testudineus chromosome 17, fAnaTes1.2, whole genome shotgun sequence genome:
- the LOC113172046 gene encoding tripartite motif-containing protein 16-like isoform X2 yields MGEESAMAGNEQLDRETISCSICLDLLKDPVTIPCGHSYCMNCINSFWDEEDGKKLYSCPQCRQTFTPKPVLVKNTMLAVLVEELKKTGLQAAPADHCYAGPEDVACDVCTGRKLKALKSCLTCPASYCEKHLQPHYDAAPLKKHKLVEPSKKLQENICSRHDEVMKMFCRTDQQCICYLCSVDQHKGHDTVSAAAERTERQRELEGSRQKLQQRIQDREKEVKLLQQEVEAINHSAGQTVEHSEKIFTQLIGLIDKRRSDVKQQIRSQQETEVSRVKELQEKLEQEITELKRKDAELEQLSHTEDHNQFLHNYPSVSALSQSTHSSSINIRPLRYFEDVTAAVSELRDKLQDILRETWTNISQTVTEVDVLLSNPEPKTRAGFLKYSQEITLDPNTANEYLLLSDGNRKVTLMSQHQSYSSHTDRFTECYQVLSRESLTGRCYWEVEWSGTGVVVAVAYKNIRRTGMGKECRFGFNDKSWALGCDNSSYRFIYNNIRTPVSGPPSSRIGVYLDHRAGVLSFYSVSETMTLLHRVQTTFTQPLYAGLWLPYNDEDTAEFM; encoded by the exons ATGGGAGAGGAATCAGCCATGGCAGGTAATGAACAA CTGGACCGAGAAACTATTTCTtgttccatctgtctggatctactgaaggatcctgtgactattccctgtggacacagttactgtatgaactgtattaacagtttctgggatgaagaggatggtaagaaactctacagctgccctcagtgtagacagaccttcacaccgaaacctgtgctggttaaaaacaccatgttagcagttttagtggaggagctgaagaagactggactccaagctgctcctgctgatcactgctatgctggacctgaagatgtggcctgtgatgtctgcactgggagaaaactgaaagctctcaAGTCCTGTTTAACCTGTCCGGCCTcttactgtgagaaacaccttcAGCCTCATTATGATGCAGCtccattaaagaaacacaaactggtggagccctccaagaagctccaggagaacatctgctctcgtcacgatgaggtgatgaagatgttctgtcgtactgatcagcagtgtatctgttatctctgctctgtggatcaacataaaggtcacgacacagtctcagctgcagcagaaaggactgagaggcagagagagctggaggggagtcgacaaaaactccagcagagaatccaggacagagagaaagaggtgaagctgcttcaacaggaggtggaggctatcaatcactctgctggtcaaacagtggagcacagtgagaagatcttcactcagctgattggtctcattgacaaaagaaggtctgatgtgaagcagcagatcagatcccagcaggaaactgaagtgagtcgagtcaaagagcttcaggagaagctggagcaggagatcactgagctgaagaggaaagacgctgagctggagcagctctcacacacagaggatcacaaccagtttctacacaactacccctcagtgtcagcactcagtcaatctacacactcatccagcatcaatatccgtcctctgagatactttgaggatgtgacagcagctgtgtcagagctcagagacaaactacaggacattctgagggagacatggacaaatatctcacagacagtgactgaagtggatgttttactgtcaaatccagaaccaaagaccagagctggattcttaaaatactcacaagaaatcacactggatccaaaTACAGCAAACGAATATCTGTTATTAtctgatggaaacagaaaagttacatTAATGAGTCAACATCAGTCTTAttctagtcacacagacagattcactgAATGTTATCAGGTCCTgagtagagagagtctgactggacgttgttactgggaggtggagtggagcgGGACAGGAGTTGTTGTAGCAGTCGCATACAAGAATATCAGGAGAACAGGGATGGGAAAGGAGTGTAGGTTTGGATTCAATGATAAATCTTGGGCTTTAGGATGTGACAACAGCAGttacagatttatttacaacaatatcagaactccagtctcaggtcctccgtcctccagaataggagtttacctggatcacagagcaggtgttctgtccttctacagcgtctctgaaaccatgactctcctccacagagtccagaccacattcactcagcctctctatgctggacTTTGGCTTCCTTATAATGATGAAGACACTGCAGAGTTCATGTAA
- the LOC113172046 gene encoding tripartite motif-containing protein 16-like isoform X1, translating to MAQKGVQLDRETISCSICLDLLKDPVTIPCGHSYCMNCINSFWDEEDGKKLYSCPQCRQTFTPKPVLVKNTMLAVLVEELKKTGLQAAPADHCYAGPEDVACDVCTGRKLKALKSCLTCPASYCEKHLQPHYDAAPLKKHKLVEPSKKLQENICSRHDEVMKMFCRTDQQCICYLCSVDQHKGHDTVSAAAERTERQRELEGSRQKLQQRIQDREKEVKLLQQEVEAINHSAGQTVEHSEKIFTQLIGLIDKRRSDVKQQIRSQQETEVSRVKELQEKLEQEITELKRKDAELEQLSHTEDHNQFLHNYPSVSALSQSTHSSSINIRPLRYFEDVTAAVSELRDKLQDILRETWTNISQTVTEVDVLLSNPEPKTRAGFLKYSQEITLDPNTANEYLLLSDGNRKVTLMSQHQSYSSHTDRFTECYQVLSRESLTGRCYWEVEWSGTGVVVAVAYKNIRRTGMGKECRFGFNDKSWALGCDNSSYRFIYNNIRTPVSGPPSSRIGVYLDHRAGVLSFYSVSETMTLLHRVQTTFTQPLYAGLWLPYNDEDTAEFM from the coding sequence ATGGCGCAGAAAGGAGTTCAGCTGGACCGAGAAACTATTTCTtgttccatctgtctggatctactgaaggatcctgtgactattccctgtggacacagttactgtatgaactgtattaacagtttctgggatgaagaggatggtaagaaactctacagctgccctcagtgtagacagaccttcacaccgaaacctgtgctggttaaaaacaccatgttagcagttttagtggaggagctgaagaagactggactccaagctgctcctgctgatcactgctatgctggacctgaagatgtggcctgtgatgtctgcactgggagaaaactgaaagctctcaAGTCCTGTTTAACCTGTCCGGCCTcttactgtgagaaacaccttcAGCCTCATTATGATGCAGCtccattaaagaaacacaaactggtggagccctccaagaagctccaggagaacatctgctctcgtcacgatgaggtgatgaagatgttctgtcgtactgatcagcagtgtatctgttatctctgctctgtggatcaacataaaggtcacgacacagtctcagctgcagcagaaaggactgagaggcagagagagctggaggggagtcgacaaaaactccagcagagaatccaggacagagagaaagaggtgaagctgcttcaacaggaggtggaggctatcaatcactctgctggtcaaacagtggagcacagtgagaagatcttcactcagctgattggtctcattgacaaaagaaggtctgatgtgaagcagcagatcagatcccagcaggaaactgaagtgagtcgagtcaaagagcttcaggagaagctggagcaggagatcactgagctgaagaggaaagacgctgagctggagcagctctcacacacagaggatcacaaccagtttctacacaactacccctcagtgtcagcactcagtcaatctacacactcatccagcatcaatatccgtcctctgagatactttgaggatgtgacagcagctgtgtcagagctcagagacaaactacaggacattctgagggagacatggacaaatatctcacagacagtgactgaagtggatgttttactgtcaaatccagaaccaaagaccagagctggattcttaaaatactcacaagaaatcacactggatccaaaTACAGCAAACGAATATCTGTTATTAtctgatggaaacagaaaagttacatTAATGAGTCAACATCAGTCTTAttctagtcacacagacagattcactgAATGTTATCAGGTCCTgagtagagagagtctgactggacgttgttactgggaggtggagtggagcgGGACAGGAGTTGTTGTAGCAGTCGCATACAAGAATATCAGGAGAACAGGGATGGGAAAGGAGTGTAGGTTTGGATTCAATGATAAATCTTGGGCTTTAGGATGTGACAACAGCAGttacagatttatttacaacaatatcagaactccagtctcaggtcctccgtcctccagaataggagtttacctggatcacagagcaggtgttctgtccttctacagcgtctctgaaaccatgactctcctccacagagtccagaccacattcactcagcctctctatgctggacTTTGGCTTCCTTATAATGATGAAGACACTGCAGAGTTCATGTAA
- the LOC113172062 gene encoding zinc finger protein 501-like, with protein sequence MKTFRFFYRLTMSSRQYLREFVSERLTTAAEEIFRVWESVIIEYEAEIDRQRKLLDVVLKPEIKLHRFELPKKHVCKQPEKEVLSNHQLSNQESNSTLEQEDAALPQIKEEQEEVCTSQEEEQLIVKQETCEETLNPSFKDSYHSDPEPNSELWPLSHSSAVAESQEQKGSQHVDSGSTSNSSKVYKSPMSTNDSDIHMDKKSLKCDTCGKTFKYKSKLSVHLRTHTGEKPYVCSTCGKRFSQTSALKNHVRIHTGEKPYPCKTCGKGFRYSNGLLLHMRIHTGERPYVCTTCGKGFRCSSGLLIHIRTHTGEKPYSCKLCGRAYRRSSLLKLHMSSHTDEKPYVCKLCGKCFCRVSLLKWHMRIHADKKPHSCEICGTTFYCSGVLKVHMRTHTGEKPYACDTCGKRFTQRSSLNAHLKIHTGEKPYSCSICGKSFFRTPDLKKHSRIHTT encoded by the exons atgaaaacatttcgttttttttacagattaaCAATGTCTTCACGTCAGTATCTGAGAGAGTTTGTCAGTGAGCGACTAACTACTGCTGCCGAAGAAATATTCAGAGTCTGGGAAAGTGTTATTATTGAGTATGAAGCAGAGATAGATCGTCAACGCAAACTGCTGGATGTCGTTTTAAAACCCGAAATAAAGCTGCACAGGTTCG AGCTGCCAAAGAAACATGTCTGTAAGCAACCGGAGAAGGAGGTTCTCTCTAACCATCAGCTCTCTAATCAGGAGAGCAACTCCACTCTGGAGCAAGAGGATGCAGCGCTTCCACAGATtaaagaggaacaggaggaagTGTGCACCAGTCAGGAGGAAGAGCAGCTTATAGTTAAACAGGAGACTTGTGAGGAGACATTGAATCCTAGTTTCAAGGACAGTTACCACAGTGATCCAGAACCAAACAGTGAACTCTGGCCCCTCTCTCACAGCTCCGCTGTAGCTGAGAGCCAAGAGCAGAAAGGAAGCCAGCATGTAGACTCAGGATCAAcgagcaacagcagcaaagtgTACAAATCTCCTATGTCGACAAATGACTCTGATATTCACATGGATAAAAAGTCTTTAAAGTGCGACACTTGCGGGAAAACTTTTAAGTATAAGTCCAAACTGAGTGTACacctgagaacacacacaggtgagaagcCATATGTCTGCAGCACCTGTGGGAAAAGATTCAGTCAGACATCAGCGCTGAAAAATCATGTAAGGATCCACACGGGTGAGAAACCATATCCATGTAAAACATGTGGGAAAGGTTTTAGATACAGCAATGGGTTGTTGCTCCACATGAGAATCCACACAGGTGAGAGGCCATATGTTTGCACCACCTGTGGGAAAGGTTTCAGGTGTAGTAGCGGCTTGTTGATCCAcataagaacacacacaggtgagaagcCGTATTCGTGTAAACTGTGTGGCAGAGCGTACAGACGCAGCAGTCTCTTGAAACTTCACATGAGCAGCCACACAGACGAGAAGCCGTATGTCTGCAAGCTCTGCGGGAAATGTTTCTGTCGGGTCTCGCTGTTGAAATGGCACATGAGAATCCACGCGGACAAGAAGCCGCATTCCTGTGAAATATGTGGAACAACGTTTTATTGTAGCGGCGTCCTGAAAGTCCACATGAGAACTCACACGGGCGAGAAGCCGTACGCCTGCGACACCTGTGGGAAGAGGTTCACTCAGAGGTCGTCTTTGAATGCACATTTAAAGATCCACACAGGCGAGAAGCCGTACTCCTGCAGCATCTGTGGGAAAAGTTTCTTTCGGACACCAGACTTGAAAAAGCACTCAAGAATTCATACAACTTAA
- the retreg1 gene encoding reticulophagy regulator 1 isoform X2: MKPLEILQLGVFQPVSQAALALCGVENLRNLQRLDRAASGSVLILWCLSDFKSLETSSEGLEMSPEDRGAGLSWEIIDSGHDSRSGTRPQLSDSLKVFLQETSAFKQQNPGKFCLLVCSLCTFFAVLGRYIPGIVISYILVLSFFLWPLISSHEVGLWLKPVLQKLDFGVGEFLQKIKENHEKRLIQAQAEKEGIESDLSSMFPKLDSTVCKEMSVSDTEVSDVTWTDNGTFNLSEGHTPQTENSDDLDREEAFTGGLPDFPSLDNGTTTNGDDDDDLSLGLPLPPSQPQQQIKSKNIPAPDKALTLVNQMAGDVITAVVTAAMQERIEAAVGFMALSEGAERSTLPESSRLLELAEESDSEVEDFELLDQSELEHLEGELGLGEEKTQAKEEAQEKSDKPASSGFFSKLLRRP, from the exons ATGAAGCCACTTGAAATACTCCAACTGGGAGTATTTCAACCAGTATCACAAGCTGCTCTCGCTCTGTGTGGCGTGGAAAACCTGAGAAATCTTCAACGACTAGATCGAGCTGCCTCCGGCTCTGTCTTGATTCTCTGGTGTTTGTCTGACTTTAAAAGTCTTGAAACGTCTTCTGAAGGTCTCGAGATGTCACCTGAAGATCGCGGGGCAGGATTGAG CTGGGAGATTATTGACTCGGGCCATGACAGCCGCTCGGGAACAAGACCTCAGCTCAGCGACTCCCTCAAAGTCTTCCTCCAGGAGACATCGGCCTTCAAACAACAGAACCCAGGCAAG TTTTGCCTGCTCGTGTGCAGTTTGTGCACCTTCTTCGCTGTCTTAGGACGCTACATTCCAGGGATTGTAATCTCATATATTTTAG TATTGAGCTTTTTCTTGTGGCCTCTGATTTCATCTCATGAAGTTGGTTTGTGGCTGAAGCCAGTTCTGCAGAAGCTGGACTTTGGCGTTGGGGAGTTCCTTCAGAAAATCAAAGAGAACCATG AGAAGAGACTCATCCAGGCCCAGGCTGAGAAAGAGGGCATCGAGTCGGACCTCTCCTCCATGTTTCCCAAG CTCGACTCGACAGTGTGTAAGGAGATGTCTGTATCGGACACAGAGGTGTCTGATGTGACGTGGACAGACAACGGTACTTTCAACCTGTCAGAAGGACACACACCCCAGACTGAGAATTCAGACG ACCTCGACAGAGAAGAAGCATTCACTGGTGGCCTCCCAGACTTCCCTTCACTTGACAATGGCACAACGACCAATGGTGACGACGACGACGACCTCAGCCTCGGCCTTCCTTTGCCTCCGTCTCAGCCCCAGCAGCAGATCAAATCCAAGAACATACCTGCTCCTGACAAAGCCCTTACACTGGTTAACCAGATGGCGGGAGACGTCATCACCGCCGTGGTCACAGCCGCCATGCAGGAGAGAATAGAAGCAGCTGTCGGCTTCATGGCGCTGAGCGAGGGGGCGGAGAGGTCAACACTCCCAGAATCAAGCAGGCTACTGGAGCTGGCCGAGGAATCGGATAGTGAGGTGGAGGACTTTGAGCTGCTGGACCAGTCGGAGCTGGAGCATCTGGAGGGGGAGCTGGGGCTGGGAGAGGAGAAGACCCAGGCAAAAGAGGAGGCTCAGGAAAAGAGTGACAAGCCCGCCTCATCTGGATTCTTCTCCAAACTCCTAAGACGCCCCTGA